In Octopus bimaculoides isolate UCB-OBI-ISO-001 chromosome 21, ASM119413v2, whole genome shotgun sequence, a single window of DNA contains:
- the LOC106877792 gene encoding palmitoyltransferase ZDHHC12-B, translated as MIKLSDLPFCRAYIIIRAVHTALVIGVPLVLITQDTELRRAVYYFERPIYAISYLLLLTFSLVMYFLACLVNPGYIETPSKTKLPMLNNNSDEEDIYEDSQMMNKINNYRRCDFCEVQQPMRSKHCEDCKKCVRKYDHHCHWLETCVGERNHRFFWLFLLSIAALILWTISITWNAIVYRWEWLVWLRANALLFCDLFILIIAAMAVLGLLGFHSYLISQNLTTWEFVSQERITYLKYLDDSYNPFNEGCPCNVYNFLFDWKIRHWEALYTKKANMQNTVSGGIV; from the exons ATGATCAAGCTGTCCGACTTGCCTTTCTGTCGCGCCTATATCATCATCCGGGCTGTCCACACGGCTCTTGTTATTGGAGTACCCCTCGTTTTAATCACACAAGACACGG AGCTCCGTCGGGCCGTGTACTACTTTGAGCGGCCAATCTATGCCATTTCTTACCTCCTACTGCTGACCTTCTCCCTGGTCATGTATTTCCTGGCTTGTCTCGTCAACCCGGGCTACATAGAGACGCCCAGTAAAACA AAACTACCAATGCTGAATAACAATTCTGATGAGGAGGACATTTACGAAGACAGTCAGATGATGAACAAGATCAACAACTACAGACGCTGTGATTTCTGTGAAGTTCAG CAACCTATGCGAAGTAAACACTGCGAAGACTGCAAGAAATGTGTCCGGAAGTATGACCACCATTGTCATTGGCTTGAGACTTGCGTTGGAGAAAGAAATCACAGATTTTTTTGGCTGTTCTTGCTTTCAATAGCTGCTCTCATTCTTTGGACAATTTCTATTACCTG gaATGCCATTGTCTACAGATGGGAATGGCTGGTATGGTTAAGGGCCAATGCTCTGCTTTTCTGCGATTTGTTCATTTTAATTATTGCTGCAATGGCTGTGTTGGGCTTGTTGGGGTTCCATTCTTATCTCATCTCTCAGAACCTCACTACATGGGAGTTCGTCTCCCAGGAGAGGATTACCTACCTCAAATACCTGGATGACTCTTACAATCCATTCAATGAGGGTTGTCCTTGCAATGTCTATAACTTTCTCTTTGACTGGAAAATCCGCCACTGGGAGGCCCTCTACACCAAGAAAGCCAACATGCAGAACACGGTTAGTGGTGGCATCGTGTAA
- the LOC106877803 gene encoding kynurenine formamidase isoform X2: MESEKWRSFDLKELERQYSPSQWNHRMTASEVLTSHVEFIKEQSAEAKSCIDCELGIKIGDAERHKLDIFGQKTAAKVAPILVYIHGGYWQLLGRELSSYMVKPIVKMGGIVCPIGYSIAPHGTMEQIVEEVKKSVAYVLKLAKDRGSRGVYVCGHSAGGHLAAMMLTVDWQAEGVDSSLFKGVFPVSGVYDLRPLVQTSVNKPLKMTEESAQQISPAFLTKNIIKFNRNRVIKMFIAEYDSEEFHRQGEEFYNSLKSAGLTISNRVIPDTDHFDVIEKLAEDDYFITKEIIKTMGLTAD; this comes from the exons ATGGAATCAGAAAAATGGAGGAGTTTTGATTTGAAA GAACTTGAAAGACAATATTCTCCCAGTCAATGGAACCACCGAATGACAGCATCCGAGGTGTTGACCTCACATGTAGAATTCATTAAAGAAC aAAGTGCTGAGGCAAAATCTTGTATTGATTGCGAGTTGGGAATAAAGATTGGTGATGCCGAGAGACACAAGCTGGACATATTCGGCCAGAAGACTGCCGCCAAGG TGGCCCCTATCTTAGTCTATATCCATGGCGGTTACTGGCAACTTTTAGG ACGTGAATTATCATCATATATGGTTAAGCCTATCGTGAAAATGGGTGGAATCGTATGTCCAATCGGTTACAGCATTGCACCTCATG GAACCATGGAGCAAATTGTTGAAGAGGTGAAGAAGAGCGTCGCTTATGTCTTGAAATTGGCCAAGGATCGTGGATCAAG aggtgtgtatgtgtgtggacattCTGCAGGAGGTCACTTGGCAGCCATGATGCTCACTGTCGACTGGCAAGCAGAAGGTGTTGATTCTTCTTTATTCAAGG GTGTCTTCCCAGTGAGCGGTGTCTATGACCTTCGACCTCTTGTGCAAACAAGCGTCAACAAACCTCTTAAAATGACTGA AGAGTCTGCCCAGCAAATCAGTCCTGCATTTTTGACAAAGAACATAATCAAGTTCAACAGAAACCGTGTCATTAAAATGTTTATTGCAGAATATGATTCTGAAGAATTCCATCGTCAAGGTGAAGAATTCTACAAT TCTTTGAAGTCTGCTGGTCTCACCATTTCCAACCGAGTCATTCCAGACACTGACCATTTTGATGTCATAGAAAAACTTGCTGAAGATGATTATTTCATTACCAAA GAAATTATCAAAACTATGGGCTTGACTGCTGATTGA